CGTTCTGGGCGAAACAGCTCGGCAAGTCCGGCCTCGTCGACCGCTGGCAGATCATCCGCTTCGAGGCGCCGTGCACCATCGCCATCGACGTCGGCGTGGCGCCAACGGGCACCGGCGCGCCGGAAGGCGACCGCTCGCAGGGCGTCAACGGCTTCGTGCTCAACACCATCACGCCCGAGACCGAGAAGACCTGCCACTACTTCTGGGCCTTCGTGCGCAACTATCGTCTCGATGAGCAGCGCATCACCACCGAGATCCGCGAAGGCGTCTCCGGCATCTTCCGCGAGGACGAGTTGATCCTCGAGGCGCAGCAGCGCGCCATGGACGAGAACCCCGACCGCATCTTCTACAACCTCAACATCGACGCCGGCGCGATGTGGTCGCGCAAGCTAATCGACCGCATGGTGGCGAAAGAGAACGCGCCGCAGCACCTCCAGGCCGCGGAGTAAACGATGGCCGAGCGTGAGGTCGACCGCTCCGTCTCGCAGACCGTGAAGGCGCAGCTCGCGCTGCGCGACCAGATCCTGTCGGGGTCCTTGCGTCCCGGCGAGCGCATCTCCGAGCTCCAGGCGGTGGAGACGACCGGCGCCTCGCGCACGCCGGTGCGCATGGCGCTGGTACGGCTGGAGGAGGAGGGGCTGCTGGAAGCGATCCCGTCCGGCGGCTTCATGGTGAAGGCGTTTTCGGAGCGGGACATCTCCGATTCCATCGAGCTGCGCGGCACGCTGGAAGGCCTTGCCGCGCGCTTCGCCGCCGAGCGCGGCGTCTCCGCGCGCGAGCTCGAGCCGCTGAAGGAATGTCTTGCTGCGATCGACGAGCTGCTGCGGCAAGTGCCGATCTCGATCGAGGCCTTCTCGTCCTATGTCACGCTCAATGCGCGCTTCCACGCCCTGCTCACCGAATTGTCGCGCAGCCCGCCGCTGATCCGGCAGATCGATCGCGCCTCGGCGCTGCCGTTCGCTTCGCCAAGCGGCTTCGTGATGGCGCAGTCGGCATTGCCCGAAGCGCAGCAGATCCTGATCATCGGGCAGGAGCACCACCGCGTCGTGATCGACGCCATCGAGAACCGCGAGGGCGCTCGCGCCGAAGCCGTGATGCGCGAGCACGCCCG
The genomic region above belongs to Bradyrhizobium arachidis and contains:
- a CDS encoding GntR family transcriptional regulator gives rise to the protein MAEREVDRSVSQTVKAQLALRDQILSGSLRPGERISELQAVETTGASRTPVRMALVRLEEEGLLEAIPSGGFMVKAFSERDISDSIELRGTLEGLAARFAAERGVSARELEPLKECLAAIDELLRQVPISIEAFSSYVTLNARFHALLTELSRSPPLIRQIDRASALPFASPSGFVMAQSALPEAQQILIIGQEHHRVVIDAIENREGARAEAVMREHARLAVRNLRLALRNRTHLDLLPALALIKTATD